The Rosa chinensis cultivar Old Blush chromosome 7, RchiOBHm-V2, whole genome shotgun sequence DNA segment AGCAAAGAGAAATATAAAGAAAGATAGATCCAGTAAAGTTTAGAGCCATGATTAGAACATAACATACCTCGAGCTGGGTGCAAACATTTCTCATGTCAACAGTTGGACCACCTTGACATTTTATCCTCACTGCTTCTTCATGTTTCCAATGGTTATGAATATCATTCAGCATATTGCGAGTCAAACCATCTCACCCTACAAGAAATCAAACCATAGTAACAATAAGATGTCGGCAGAGAAAAATAAGAGGAAGAAGACTGAACTATCAGTGCATACACTGCTTGTTCTTGTTTGGTACCTTagttaaaacatagaaaacttcAAACAATGCAAAAGTACAAACTTTACACAGCCAAGtttgatcaatgaacaaaaggAATACAACCTCACAAAGCAAATGCACTGTATGGAATTCAAACACCAAATTTCTCAAGACCCAAAACTACCAATTGTATCATATACTCTCCCCAGCTCAAAAACCTCAAACCAATACCAAGTTGAAGAAATACCACCTCCAGTTCATACCCAAATTCCTAATCAAAGTAGTGAAATCAAGACTCAAACTACGAATACTATCAAATACTCATCCAGTTCTACACATCACTTCATAAAAcacatcaaacaaagaaaaaagcttACACAACAAGAACAACCAAATACCCAATTCCTAAGCACATTACACTATTAGAAACCTTAAAATCAGAACCATTATACAAAAATAAGAATACCCAGATTATCAAACAAACTCTACATCTCATCAAATATGAAAAATCATTACACAAATTGATTTGCTTCTTGGGTTTCCCTCTCTGACATTTCTCCACCAATTATCAACTACAACGGGAAGAAACCTCAAAATCAGCTCAATCATTCAAAAATAGAACTACCCAGATTATCAAACACACTCTGCAGCTCATCAAATACGAAAAATCATTACCCAAAttgatttgcttcttggttTTCCCTCTGACATTTCtccaccaaaatttgaaggatTAGGGTTAGGTTTTGGCTCCGTGTCAGCCGCTTCGGAGTCGATCTTCGGAGGATCCAAGGGCGGCGCGGTGGCCATGGCTGCTGCAACTCTGCAAATTTATCTTTATGCAGAAGAGAGATGGGTAGAGATAGATAGAGAGCGAGAAGAACCCGGAATCTGCAAACCCAGAGATAAGGAACAGAGTGTGCATGAGTGAGTATTAGCAATCAAAGTTACTTGAAATACACTATGGAAATTAATAGAGTACATGATACCGGTCGCGCCGTCGTCATTGCGGTTGTGTTAAGTTCCTCCGTCGCTGGCATTTGGTGCTCGAAGTCGCACCAATCGAGGACGATAGACTCCTTGGAGGCCGGTTGGACCAGTTGGGGTTCGCATCTCGGAGCAACGACGTGGTGGCGTTGGACTAGAAGTACCGGCAGAGGCTATGGCGTCGGTGAGGGAGGGAGAGACAGTAGCTATGGAAAGAGAGcaggagaggaaggaggagagcgCTAGCGTTTCAGGGAAGAGCGAGAAAGAAAAAGCTGAACCCAGAGAACGAGCTTAGGTTAGAGAAAGAGCTAAGGTCGGGGACGCGAAGAAGGAGGCAGTCAACACTGAATCTATCAATTAGGGTTCGAAAGTTTCAAACAAAATGACCAAGTGTTGGGGGAATTAAaatataattctagtagtgcttgttcagacaacacaattaagAAATTGTGTCGTTTGAATAACACTCCATTGACTAGTCAGCTATAGGGTTTGAGCATTTGAGAGGGAAAGACTAAAACTTGTTGGAGGGAATTCGAAAATTTCTGCTAGGGTTCAATATagaaaatttcaatcttttagacgacatttaactgtcgtctgaatctaaccatatcttcaaaataaaaCAAGTATGGTTTTTCtatgtattcagacaacacatttagtATATCTGTCATCtgaaaaaatcagacgacagaaaatcacccttctgtcgtctgatagcttttttggcatagtgattgCCCACTTCACTCCCTATTTCTTTGATTCAcacagtctctctctttcttcatttctctctctgattctctctctctgtttcaatCCCAAACTTTCGAAACCCTAATTCTCTTTCAAGTTCCCCAGTTcgccaaagaaagaaagaaactttgATTGATTCTCAAAAATGATGGCATCGGGTGCTTACCCAGTTGGTTACAGATTTCATCCTACAGACCTGGAATTGGTGGCTTACTACCTCCACAACCGAGTTGCCATGGTTGATCAGTTTCGCTCGAGTCCAATCCTTGATTGCCCTGATTTCTATGGCAAAAATGAGCCCTGGCTCATTTGGGACATGTTCCGTGCCCAATCCAACAATATGAAAGAGGAAGAAACTCTATATTTCTTTACTCACCGCAAGAAATTGAATCCCAAAGCGAAAAAATTTGATAGAAAAGTGGGATTGGGAACATGGAGTGCCCAGTATTCAAAAAATGTTGTTGCTGCTGATGATGATAGTGTTATTGGAATTAAGAGAGAATTTCGATATGAGGGTGGATCTGATCCACATCAAAATGGGGCTTGGTTGATGCAGGGGTACCAGATCACATCTCACAGTAATGATCACGTACTCTGCACCCTCAGAAAAAACCTCAGAAAACTTCCATCCCCAACTTGTCCTGCTCCTCTGAAGCATCAGAGCCACAATATTATTAGCCACAAAAGGAAGATGAATGAGGAGGCTATAAACACAATgtctttcaaaagaaaaaaaaatggaacctcctaaacaaaaagaacaactaATGTTGCCGTTTGATCAACAGTTTGATCAACCGTTATTTACTACTGATGATCAGCTTcaaacggttcaggttgacggGACTAGTATTTCCATTGCTGATTGTCCTAATGATACTTGATATGGCTATTTTGATTCTGAAGTTGAGGAATTCTTTGGCTTGACTACTGATGAtatatatgatgatgatgatgaccgTCAGTTTTCGAGTTCTCAAATACAGGCATTCTTAGCTTGTCTGGACTAAAGGAATGAATGAATAGCCTTCAATGGAATGGCCCTAAAATCTAGAAACAATTAACAAATttaacaccaaaaaaaaatgacaaaagtAGCAAGAGACTTGAATAAGGACATTGAGAACTGGAAATTCATCCAAATCAAGTGCataaatttttcttaaaaaagaaaattaaaaaaaatacaaaaacaaaaaaagaaaaacaaataaaagcagAAATCTTCATTATAGAATACTAGAGCGTTTCATTCTAGTTGATTAGATGCATCTCCAAGCTGTTCTATTTCTCAATGAATTGCATCAAACTTGCTGACCGGCCTTTTTGGAGCAGATTCATCAGTCAAATTACTAACAAAGTATTCATCTTGCTTACCATAATTTTCTCTACTCCAACCTTCTGtcatttttctctacttttggACTAGCTACATCAAGAATATGAaatcttggtttttttttttttacaaaaaaatCATGTGTGGTTTGCCCTTCTGTCAAAGAACCATACTAATTCAGATATTGTTCCCCATGTGTGGATTCAAAAGGCCTGACATGTCATAGAAGGGAAATTTAAGAATGAAATTCATACTGTATCAAGCCATTAGAAGTTTCTTGATGTTGATTGTCTCACTTTTGGTTGATATTTGTTCTTCAAGTAAATTCTTAGTATTTGTTTCCGGATCAATTAATCTTCATTCACTGAAAAAATCAGCATTCAAATTTCTAGAGAATGGTTTCAAAGAGTATTTGAGAAGTCACGCGTAGTTTCAAGTTGCACAGAGCTCAAAGAGCTAAAGGAACTTTTGTCTAATTAATACATCTAAGTATATGGTTGAGACATCTTATGCAGGCGACCACACAAGACATGTAACATGACTGTTAAAACTAATTCACAAGTTGAAACTATTTTAAATATCTTTGAGGGAATAATACTCAAATGATAGAGGATCTGCTCAAGATCAGATGCTTAAAGGCTTTATGCTCCCAAAATAAAGAAACCCCTTGCAATCCTCAAACAAATTCCAAGGTTCAGGAGCAGTAGTCCATGAAATGAATAGTAGCTTATTTACGGAGTTTTGAGCTAAAATGGTCTTTCATAGATTTTGAGTGCTATTTTTAGCAATTTTCTTGGTTAGTGAAGCTCAGCAATTTGCTTATTTTGTTTCTTAGTTGGGGTTTGATTctgcttgtttttgttttgtgtgtgtgtgtgtctatgtATGTGGGATGTATGATATGTACATTATAGCAAAGTTAATAGAGAAGACTTTTGTTTGTGTGAACATAATAAATCTTCTGTGATATTTTACTTGAAAGGATCTTGTTCTGGAATATAGAACAACATCAAACATGGACTTGATTACTTTTCTATTTCTCTAATAAAACTGATTGCCAAGTCATATATCGAAGTTAATGAATCGTATGTCCCTTCCTGAAACTTGCATATTCATTCACTAACAAGATCCCCTTTGTATAATTAGAGGAATTGTATGTATGCTCAACAATCCTAATCCTTAAGATCATCCCACTATATGAATAATATGCCCACATCACTTATTTCTCAAACTCAAATTTGAAATATTCAGAGCATTATAAAAAATTCTCCTAGTTTgacaataaagaaaaattgacaAGCATGAttgcaactttttttttatatatatatttttttactttttcttctagaagaaacaaaaaatttattTCATCAAACTTCATTTACAATCAGTTTCAAATTAAGAACATTGAAAGGTCATATAATGAGATTCtgaccaaaatgatatttttcaaaTATTAAAGGTGCATGTACTGGTAACACTGAAACCATTCTGTCCTAAATAGGCACAGGCAAAACAGTAGCCCAAATATCTACGAAACAGCAGCTGCATAGCCGACTCCTCCACCCACTTCCCCAAATCTCATCTTCTCCTCATTCCCCAATACAAATTTGCAGCACTCTAAAGAGGATGTGAGATTGCCTTATACAGTGGCTTAGCCCATCCATTCTCAGCCGTCCCATGCTGGTAGGGCTGGGACTGGGCCCGGCCCGTGTAAAATTTATAGAGCCTGGACCTGTACCAGaatttttgggccgggcctaaataatattttttttcagttttattACCGAGTTGGGCCCTGACAGTTTTTTTTGGGCcggcttttcgggcccaaaaggctaaaaaaaaaaaaaacaacaacagatCTGTTCTCAGATCTTGCTCCAAACCCATTCCTCCGCCCTCCAAAGCCACAACTCAGATCTGTCCTCCAATCGGCATAGCtacagaaaaaatgaaaaactagagagactgagagagagagagagagtgatacgcttaaagcaagcgcataatttaaccctgaaaatgtcatcgttagtatatggtaaatagggatcgttctaaccggggattgagggtacacctgtcattgtaaaacaaataaagaattaaaataaaaacaaagtataatatttacaaaatatatacaaataactaaataaaagggggatttaagaattagagttttgaaaattaaaataaataaaagaaataaaatataaaaacacatatacaagggtggaacgcaaggaacaaagatcaaatccacaatcatatgaatgaaatccaatcacaattcctatagttgatcttctatgtcatgagaaagaagttgaccatgtgaaacgttagaaagcaaacgatttccctttttttactttccttgagtAATTAATCTAAGAGAAAGCAccaaaatcaatcctattgaacatgcaatcatagtctagaaagctagctaatcaagaacacattcaatgcatgaagaacaaagaaaggatgtcaaccaaagtgcacaacctagttatgaataagttcacctatttgcaatcctccttaattgatttcgacttttgtccaaagcctttactacttaaatctagctctaattacatgcatatatcctaagttggccaccatagaacacatacatataaaagttttctgtaaaacaaaatcaatcaagcaatctcacataagcaacatataaatcaacatatagaaatcacaattttatttcaaaacatataaactggctttaaactttgcccttaacgtcatgttaactagaattcataactctacgaatcaaacaaaggaaaataaaagaaagtatgaaatacaccgtgaaagatggatgacatggtcttgagacgaagaacttgaaaatccttgaaagcaagcaatcttctagggacgacacaagggtggatggcagATAGGATCTTGAtttattgcatgacttcttctcctccttggttcagacgcagagcttctgaagactagagaatggagagaatttttctgatatttatTTACTgatggagagaggtgtgttgtgttgtggtTGTGATGGTATAGAGAggagggtatatataggggaaggcaaggcttcatgaatttaatttccaaagaattttctggttgcaccacacagcttcgaccaatcacgtagcgccacgtcagctctgttgtgtcatccaaccaatcaaaaagctccaaaatcaatccctaatattttgttgctgattttcccatgatttaatctgattttattcacaattttcggccaaatatctaggcatgaacctagacaatatatccggactcattttggaccttttctcccttaaatctctccatggctttatccttaacatcctccccttgattttctcttgattttcatgacaaaatgcagattttattctctaatttcagccaacatatcttgagggaattaaggaatgaatctggacttgttatgagccttttcttgttgcacaatcccatgaaactctcccaagattttctcaacgtaatctctttgattctctccttgattttcacattatctccatcatttcccatgcaaaaatcagatttaatctcccatatcccacgtcatcttcaagccatatGGTCTCCTAATGcgttcaggtttcctagcctcatcaggattcctgcgttgactgggattcctagttggaccaggaaaactctatttcttcatttcagctcatttccttgtcatttattccaatgtacctagaaaataaaaactaaattaaaatttctttatttaaggaaataactaagtaaaatatgaggaaataattattaaaatgtcgcattaaaattcTCCTATCAGAGAGAGAAATTTTGGGGATGAGTAAAGACAATTATCTACAATTGATCTGATGGGGAAGGAGGACTAGGGACTAGGGagagaagggaaaagaaaagaaaaaaagacaatGGACTGAATGGAGGCGTTTGgggagaagaataagaagataagaagagagaagaagaaaaaaaatagaggggagggaggaacaagaagagacgggaaaagaaagaagaaagaagagacaGAGTCCAGATTCTAAGAGATAATTGaatagaaaactaaaaaaacatgagtaattgaagagagagatgagagagaagaagagagtccagaaaaagaggaagaaaggagaataaaaaactaaacaactcagaagagagagaagaagagagttcagaaaaagaggaagagagaagaatgaaaaactaAACAAATATACTCACTATACATCAGTTCGGGCCTTCgggctttttttattttaaactttTAAGGACCGAGCCCGGCCCTTTATATAGTATTTTTGGGTCGGGCCTTAAAAAACTGTCAAATTTAAAGGGCCCGGACCGTTCGGGCCGATCCCGGGCCGGGTTTCGGGTTTTCGGGCTAAATGTCCAGCCCTATATGCTACTGATCACAAAATGCCACAAGGAATATGTCTCCCAAGGATATCTCCTAGGAAGTGCTATATTAACAGTAAAATTGCCGGCGCCTCCTCTCTCCTCTAGCCACCAAATCCCATCTTACTAAGCTCTCTTTCTGTGAAGGCAATTGTTTTCTGTTAAAATTGAGATTCAAAAGTTCCTTCAAAACTACCAATGGTCTACCCATGAGGCAACATGAAATATCAACTCAAATATTATATGTAGTACATGGATTGCAATGCACTTCCCGTGTTAGTGGATGAAAAGATCTTGTTGCCACTATAGAAAATAttgtcaattcttgccacattaCTAGCTAACCAGCATAATGCTGCTACTTAAACAGGCCGAGAAGAAAGATGATTTTCCCCGCACATTTCCTCTAATATTTTTCCCTCATATATGGTTCTCTTTTGTTATAGCAAACAAGTCATTGATAAAGAGAATGCACAGAACGGTGGACAAGATATCCACAAGCTATAATCAACAGCGGTCAAGACTCCAAAGCTTCAATCTATGTTTCGAATTCTAGAGAAGCATATGCATTATCATCCTTATAAATTATCTTCATGCCCAGTATAGAGTTAGAGCAAGATTTGTACTATTACTATTCCAAAACATAGAAAGATTTTAAAATATGTAACAgacaatgaattcttgccaatTGAATTGTAGTTCGGAGATCCAAAATTATCATAAACTTGTTACGCGTTCTTCAACAATTATTCAAACACGAACCATATGCATTACCATATCTTTCTAATTTTAAAGCATGTGCATTACCATCCTTGTACATTATCGTTCATCCTTGAATTTTTATGCATTCTAAGATGAAtacagatacaaaaaaaaatcaagactAAATCCTTGTGAAGAGAGTTGCAGCTAAGATGAATCGTGCTTGAACTGTGTTGCAGCTGAGAGTTGGAGATTGTGAAGAGAGTATGAATCTCTTGAAGTTAAGTTTAGGGTAACTGTTTCTATACAtaaaagggaaaatttcacaaacagtacaccaactaaaggccactaataattttatacataaagttccaaactgatCATTTTAGTACACAAAATCTGAAGTCCGACCCACTATCTAGACACGACGTCAATAACGCCGTGAGAACCTCTGCCGCCTGGCATAATTTGAGGGGTAAAttgctcgctctctctctctctctctctctctctctctctctctctctctctctctctctctctctctctctcacattgTCCGCCTTCTCCTCCACCTACCACGACTATGTCTCCACCACCTGCTCTGCCGCCGACGTCATCGTGGTCTCCGTCGAGTACGACCTCTTCCCAACCAGGCCCATACCCGCTTGCTACAAGGACTCCTGGGCCTCTCTCCAATGGGTCGCCACCCACACAAACGGCACCAGGCCGGATCAAGGACTAAACGAGTATGCTGACTTGAACCGCGTCTTCATCGGCGGCTACAGCATGGGAGGGACCGACAATGAGATGTGGCTTTACATAAACAAGGAGAATGAAGGGTTGCAGGATAGGAGGTTGAAGCCGGCCGGAGGATATAGGCCGGGTCAGGTGTGAGAAGGTGTTGGTGTTTTTGGCGGAGAAAGACCATTTGAATGGAGTGGGGAGGAGCTATGTGGAGGAGCTGAAGAAGAGTGGGTGGAAAGGAGTGTGGAGATGAAGGAGAGTAAAGGGAATGACCATTGCTTTCATTTGCATGAAACCAAGGATGAGGAGGCTGTGGATTTGGTGAAGACAGTTTGTTCATGGTTTCGAGTTTTGGATCGACCCAGATGAAGTTCCAAATCGGGTCAATGCTGTTTGTTGTGTTGTGCGGTTGTGTCTTTGTTCTGGAGCTAAGTCCCAGTGCATTAGTAGCCAAAGTTGTGATGCTTTGGGTTCTAAATTATTACTTGCGGCAGGGCACTAATCTCACCTTCATCGGAACCGATCTCAATTTCTTATTACTTTGGGTTCTTATTACTCTAGGTGACGTGTTCGAGACCGACGTCGTCTCCGAGGACAATGGGCATAGGGGTTGTGGTAGTGATCGGCGGTGGGGATGGGGTTGGGATTAGAATTAGAATTAGGGTGGTGGTGGAATTAGAACTCGGATTGAGTTTGATGGGTATGGATTTGGAAGGTGAAGGAGATGCGGTGGTCGCCAGAGTCATaagagttttctgggtttgggtgtgtggaaagagaaagagacagtcagagagaaaaggatcccttttttttttttttaccaaaaagaAGACTAGAGTGAGAGTACTAAATTACCTCTTGACAAATGAATAATGACATGAAGTTAATGGTGTCATTAACGTTGTGTATGGATAGTAGGTCgggtttcagatttcgtgtactaAAATGCTCGATTtagaactttatgtataaaaatTATTAGTGACCTTTATTtagtgtactgtttgtgaaattttccctacaTAAAAATACAGCCGATTTCATAACATTACATAGCAGAATTTTTATGCAAACCAATTAAGCAGCCAGAAATTGAACAGCAGTTGTTTTTGTCAATCTGTACACCAGGTTTGGTTTGAACTTTCTGATTATGGTGGAGAAATTTAGGCAAGCTGCGGGTTTGGTTTTTTCCTTCATTATATATGTAGAGTAACAATCATAAACTAAGAAACGTCATTTGAAGATGTTATTTTTTTACATATTACAAAAGCTGTTATTGTTCCTTGTATACAAATTCAAAAGTGATTAGTTTTGTCACCAAAATATCCTACCTTTTTAGTTCAAACCAATTACTTCACATGAGTTCTTCTAATGTTTTATCAGTTGGTTCGTTAGCTGTTGACGCATGCGTTTGATGAGATTTGATTGGCTGTCACTGAAACATTACATAATAAGAGGAGAGAAAATGAACAGAACTGTACATGGGATATAATATAGAATTTGAACAAACAATAGCAGCAACACATGAAACATAAGAGTAAgataaagaggaaggaaatgagGCTGGGACAAATAAAGCATGCATGAATTGATTATACTATCTCCTGCCTAACTCAGAAATCAATTTAATTCTCGTGTTATAAGCCTCAGATTAGAGCCTTTATATAAAGGGAAGGGAATCAAAAGCTAGTACTCTTCCATATACATCAATGGCTCATAATAAAAGGCTAATAAATTCAAGATATATAGTACAGAAATGCTATGTCAGCTTGCATATTTAACATGACTTTGTGCTGCTACGTCATGCTAATGAGGAGTCCTATGCTTTTACGTCAGTTAAACATGGCTTCTATTTacatgtggttttttttttttttttttaaatatcctattgttatgtttttttttttttcctccttctcTGTTTCTTTCTATTCAGCAACTGCCAATAAACATTATCTATAACTGTATAAGATAAGGAGATATGGAGCTTTTGATCATTGaaatataaaagaaatacaACATTAGAAATAGGATCAGAGGATATCCTTCTTAGCTGTGTGATTTTGAATATTTACTTCTTTAATGTGTTCAGCTATTCCATCATCACTGACATTAGACTGCTGTTGATCGgtaatataaaacaaaaaatagagcATTCAAGGTAGGAAACTCAGTGACAAAAGACATTGCATGCTATTTTCTGTATTCTTTCTTATTTACCAATAAACCAAACAATGCTATATGTTTACCCATGTTAAACTATGAATTTACCTAAGCAGAAGAaataaatctgaaaattaagtaACTGAACAGAAAACAGTCTCATGCTTCAGTGTATTGTGTTTGAAGCCATAAATTTGACCATTTTACTATCACGTTGTTTCATAAAGAGaaattcacccaaaaaaaaaaaaacaaacaaaaaaaaatcaaattacaTTAAGAGAAACCCTTTTACCTCTGTTGATATATGCAAAAGAATGTCTTGAAAAGCAGAGCAGAATAAAATCACCTAGTGTTCAGGTAAAAATGTTTCAAATCCGCCCCTCCAAGTCTCCTACCCTTCCCTGTTTCctacagaagcaaaagaaaCTGATAAAAAAACATATCAGAAAAGCAATAGCATTTTTCAGACCAAAAAGCAATAGCATGATTGCATTGTTTCATTCACAGATCAGCAACACAAACATGCTCTTATTAACTGCCATCAAAACCTAAATATCAAGGTTTCTGGGAGAGTTCAGTCGGCCTGATTTCAATTACAAACATGATTAGGAAACACAGGAAATATTCCACTTACAGTAGAATCATCTGAAACTCTGTGGCTAAGGTCTTTGCTCAACAGATGATCCTGACATGTACAGTCCAGAAGTTCCAAGAACACTCGACCTGCAACCCAATACACAAAATTATATTAGTTAGTAAATATACATGCACTGATTCACAGGCCACGTGTGAATGTGGCACACAGCAAACATA contains these protein-coding regions:
- the LOC112177944 gene encoding NAC domain-containing protein 101-like: MASGAYPVGYRFHPTDLELVAYYLHNRVAMVDQFRSSPILDCPDFYGKNEPWLIWDMFRAQSNNMKEEETLYFFTHRKKLNPKAKKFDRKVGLGTWSAQYSKNVVAADDDSVIGIKREFRYEGGSDPHQNGAWLMQGYQITSHIEEFFGLTTDDIYDDDDDRQFSSSQIQAFLACLD